A window of bacterium contains these coding sequences:
- a CDS encoding S41 family peptidase, translated as MKLPSLKSKTVMTAVALMMTAFTGGWLAQTSLGGDYYYEVKRGLRLFGDVYKNITEKYVDEITPHDFIRSGIDGLLSKLDPYTVYYEGDESSDLDALMMGKYGGIGLSIGIKNGYITVISASDGSPGQRAGILPGDRIIAVDELSTKDWKYQEMSNYVKGEPGSKIKLTIMREGESASIEFELIREMIAVENIAYASVSQEQIGYIKLTKFSKTADVDMAQALKELKRQGMKGLIIDLRGNPGGLLDAAIDITNQFVKKGETITFTKGRSSDANRYYTASNDPMLPDIPLAILVDGGTASAAEIVAGALQDLDRAVIIGSTTFGKGLVQTLYPLSEKNAVMKITTAKYFTPSGRCIQKEDYSAKYHRSQSVVRDEEVYDTFGVDEVIEDSLREDEKPVLPYKTKTGRPVFAYGGITPDVAIPSREFTTFFTEILKKGIIFDFATHFVAQHKKIDSTFTADAILMEDFRQYLTMKKFSYVPAVEKALNNLVDISKKSDYDEAFLTKLDDLGQSVKQVKNKDFDMNYDLIKRGLELEIISRYYGHKASAMAASRYDHQYQEAVKILRDADGYKKILTKR; from the coding sequence GTGAAATTACCCTCGCTCAAGTCCAAAACGGTCATGACGGCTGTTGCGTTGATGATGACGGCTTTTACCGGAGGATGGCTTGCCCAAACGTCGTTAGGCGGCGATTATTATTATGAAGTCAAGCGCGGATTGCGATTATTCGGCGACGTGTATAAAAACATAACGGAAAAATATGTGGATGAAATTACGCCGCATGATTTTATCCGTTCCGGTATTGACGGGTTGTTGTCGAAACTCGACCCTTATACTGTGTATTACGAAGGCGATGAAAGCAGCGATCTCGATGCACTGATGATGGGTAAATACGGCGGCATTGGTTTATCGATCGGTATCAAAAACGGTTACATTACCGTGATTTCAGCATCGGACGGTTCGCCCGGGCAACGCGCGGGTATTTTGCCCGGAGACCGAATCATCGCGGTGGACGAGCTTTCGACGAAAGACTGGAAATACCAGGAAATGTCCAATTACGTCAAAGGAGAGCCGGGTTCGAAAATTAAACTCACGATCATGCGTGAAGGCGAATCGGCGTCTATCGAATTTGAACTGATCCGCGAAATGATTGCCGTTGAAAATATTGCCTATGCCAGTGTATCGCAGGAACAAATCGGTTATATCAAATTGACCAAATTCTCGAAAACAGCAGACGTTGATATGGCGCAGGCTTTGAAGGAATTGAAACGGCAGGGAATGAAAGGATTGATTATTGATCTTCGCGGCAATCCCGGGGGTTTACTGGATGCGGCGATTGACATTACCAATCAATTTGTAAAAAAAGGGGAGACGATTACTTTTACCAAAGGCCGCTCGTCAGACGCGAATCGCTATTATACCGCTTCCAACGATCCCATGCTTCCGGATATTCCTCTGGCCATTTTGGTGGATGGCGGAACGGCGAGCGCGGCTGAGATCGTTGCCGGCGCTTTGCAAGATCTGGATCGCGCCGTGATCATCGGGTCGACTACTTTTGGCAAAGGATTGGTTCAGACATTGTATCCACTATCTGAAAAAAATGCCGTTATGAAAATTACGACGGCTAAATATTTTACACCGAGCGGACGCTGCATTCAAAAAGAAGATTATTCGGCCAAATATCACCGTTCACAATCAGTTGTACGTGATGAAGAGGTTTACGATACGTTTGGTGTCGATGAAGTCATTGAAGACTCTTTGCGCGAAGATGAAAAACCTGTATTACCGTATAAGACCAAAACCGGTCGACCCGTATTTGCCTATGGAGGCATTACACCGGACGTAGCGATTCCGTCGCGTGAATTCACTACATTTTTTACGGAAATTTTGAAAAAAGGAATCATCTTTGATTTTGCGACCCATTTTGTTGCGCAGCACAAAAAGATCGATTCGACATTCACGGCCGATGCAATATTGATGGAAGATTTCCGGCAGTATCTTACAATGAAGAAATTTTCATATGTTCCGGCTGTAGAAAAGGCGCTGAACAATCTGGTGGACATTTCTAAAAAAAGCGATTACGATGAGGCCTTTCTGACGAAACTGGACGATCTTGGGCAATCCGTGAAGCAAGTCAAAAATAAAGATTTTGATATGAATTACGATTTGATCAAACGCGGATTGGAATTGGAAATTATTTCGCGTTATTACGGTCATAAAGCAAGCGCGATGGCGGCGAGCCGGTACGATCATCAATACCAGGAAGCTGTAAAAATTCTTCGCGACGCGGACGGATACAAAAAAATATTGACTAAACGGTAA
- a CDS encoding peptidoglycan DD-metalloendopeptidase family protein: MPVFFLLMILMFFPLTLQNSGETEKMPAEKPVTFTFADEQTGWAAGLIKTGGVVKNPGDSSLTNAIGKQNVYKTMLLKTTDGGQSWFLQTVLQSADERIEIRDLFALDARHCWVVATRVFADKTFILATTDGQTWKAMNFTEDITPKQIFFTDALNGWMIGSALAQADELFRTNDGGKTWKSFSTGFQGTFHSLRFSGNKGYLLANLVSSPENLTILKTSDGGDIWISALEAKADAGYNLVGTNLQMSHDTVYVLAKSINEDSDEYGNSVLIYSSDGFASSETRRVTYEKDTKINETLVGNFSIQSGQLIGVDLVPSDYFASATQEFASYNLITSDDEGKTWTKIAEFNKAVYHFMTLSASVALCSSGDGEIFYSANSGRNWTLSSVNFRNYFLKPPSVALQAQADGMESDALAYGDEWDELARDTTYSSRWESADDSLLALSFSNNVDVTKYKADVSKKFSVGIDTVASSIIVFDKRIRRGAKHGIWDLLKEEARTGEIKIRKYKTLRFAGEVHAVDGKRPVKFSWSSSINGELSDQLSFTTQPRQLFPGTHFIFFKAMDENGQWSNPVVVKVVVEDFPKYKFPFQGAWTAGGGGSYYNKGWHIRGIRYALDLNNTESNEGSDGDYGLPVRASTDGVVAFAGYMRGYGRTVKIDYMYGGHKYTTLVSHLATISVDIGETVKQGQELGTCGTTGRSSAPHVHWELRVDDICQAPEPVFENDSTAIQTVYNGGTFNSDNYYQPPYIVVVDEPQIPNTWFERRGYYHSYRWVNVTKSLKTVEVKWKPKLPRSGDYKVQVHIPKKYATAMATYEVHNKNGVQSVKVNQNKFTDEWVTLGTYAFDADDDVYVYTSNATGQSKGTIAFDAVRFIGQWEKEQVGLTK, translated from the coding sequence ATGCCAGTTTTTTTCTTGTTAATGATTCTGATGTTCTTTCCATTGACTCTTCAAAACAGCGGTGAAACGGAAAAGATGCCGGCTGAGAAACCGGTAACGTTTACATTTGCGGATGAGCAGACGGGATGGGCGGCGGGCTTGATCAAAACCGGCGGTGTTGTAAAAAATCCCGGCGACAGCAGTCTCACCAATGCAATCGGTAAACAAAATGTTTATAAAACTATGCTGCTGAAAACAACCGACGGCGGACAAAGCTGGTTTTTGCAGACCGTTTTGCAAAGCGCGGATGAGCGCATTGAAATTCGCGATCTGTTTGCGCTAGATGCGCGCCATTGCTGGGTTGTGGCCACGCGTGTTTTCGCCGACAAAACATTCATCCTGGCTACCACCGACGGACAGACGTGGAAGGCGATGAATTTTACCGAAGATATTACGCCGAAGCAAATATTTTTTACCGATGCATTGAACGGATGGATGATCGGGTCGGCGCTGGCTCAGGCTGATGAACTTTTCAGAACCAATGATGGCGGGAAAACATGGAAATCGTTTTCGACAGGTTTTCAGGGAACTTTTCATTCGCTACGGTTTTCTGGAAACAAGGGATATCTTCTCGCCAATCTTGTTTCTTCGCCAGAAAACCTGACGATTTTAAAAACGTCAGACGGAGGCGATATATGGATTTCGGCATTAGAGGCGAAAGCCGATGCAGGTTATAATTTGGTTGGTACGAATTTGCAGATGAGTCATGATACGGTTTATGTACTGGCAAAATCGATTAACGAAGACAGTGATGAGTATGGCAATTCGGTGCTGATCTATTCTTCCGACGGATTTGCCTCGTCAGAAACTCGCCGCGTAACGTATGAAAAAGACACTAAAATAAACGAAACACTGGTGGGAAATTTTTCAATACAGTCCGGGCAATTGATCGGTGTAGATTTGGTACCATCGGATTACTTTGCATCGGCAACGCAAGAATTCGCTTCCTATAATCTTATTACCTCGGATGATGAAGGAAAAACATGGACAAAAATCGCGGAATTTAATAAGGCGGTGTATCATTTTATGACGTTGTCGGCTTCCGTGGCTCTATGCAGCAGCGGTGACGGAGAAATTTTTTATTCCGCCAATAGCGGCCGAAATTGGACCTTATCATCGGTGAATTTTCGTAATTATTTTCTGAAACCGCCATCGGTGGCGTTACAAGCTCAAGCCGACGGCATGGAAAGTGATGCGCTCGCATATGGGGACGAATGGGACGAACTGGCGCGTGATACGACGTATTCCAGCCGTTGGGAAAGCGCAGATGATTCTTTGCTGGCGCTGAGTTTCAGCAATAATGTTGATGTGACCAAATACAAAGCGGACGTTTCTAAAAAATTTTCAGTCGGCATTGATACAGTTGCGTCGAGCATTATTGTATTTGATAAACGTATTCGTCGTGGCGCCAAACACGGCATCTGGGATTTGCTCAAGGAAGAGGCTCGTACCGGCGAAATCAAAATCCGGAAGTACAAGACATTACGATTTGCAGGTGAGGTTCATGCCGTTGACGGCAAACGACCGGTAAAATTTAGCTGGAGCAGCAGTATCAACGGCGAACTGAGCGATCAGTTGAGTTTCACAACCCAACCGCGGCAGTTATTTCCCGGTACGCATTTCATTTTTTTCAAAGCTATGGATGAGAACGGGCAGTGGTCTAATCCCGTCGTGGTTAAAGTCGTGGTTGAAGATTTCCCTAAATATAAATTTCCTTTTCAGGGAGCGTGGACGGCGGGTGGTGGTGGCAGTTATTACAATAAAGGCTGGCACATCCGAGGCATTCGTTATGCACTGGATCTGAACAATACCGAATCGAACGAAGGCAGTGACGGTGACTACGGTCTTCCGGTTCGTGCGTCGACGGATGGCGTTGTCGCGTTTGCCGGCTACATGCGGGGCTACGGGCGGACCGTGAAAATTGATTATATGTACGGCGGTCATAAGTATACAACATTGGTTTCACACTTAGCCACCATTTCCGTCGATATCGGTGAAACGGTCAAACAAGGACAAGAACTCGGAACGTGCGGTACAACTGGACGTTCGAGCGCGCCGCATGTGCATTGGGAATTGCGTGTCGATGATATTTGTCAAGCACCGGAACCGGTATTTGAGAACGACTCTACAGCCATACAGACGGTGTATAACGGCGGAACATTCAATTCAGATAATTATTATCAGCCGCCGTATATCGTTGTTGTCGATGAGCCGCAGATACCCAACACATGGTTTGAAAGGCGCGGTTATTATCACAGTTACCGTTGGGTAAATGTGACTAAATCGCTTAAAACCGTCGAAGTGAAATGGAAACCAAAATTACCGCGATCCGGCGATTATAAAGTGCAGGTGCACATTCCGAAAAAATATGCAACCGCAATGGCAACGTATGAAGTTCATAATAAAAACGGTGTTCAGTCCGTTAAAGTAAATCAAAATAAATTTACCGATGAATGGGTGACGCTGGGTACGTATGCTTTTGACGCTGACGACGACGTCTATGTGTATACCAGCAATGCTACCGGGCAAAGCAAAGGGACGATCGCTTTTGACGCAGTGCGTTTTATCGGACAATGGGAAAAAGAACAAGTAGGTTTAACAAAATAA
- a CDS encoding carboxymuconolactone decarboxylase family protein, whose protein sequence is MPKKASPKKLPAHFTQFVKTYPDVAKAYNLLSKASKEAGPLNVKTTALVKLGIAIGLKHEGAVHSHVRKSLEAGAKPDEIRHVAILALTTVGFPSMMAALSWVNDILENK, encoded by the coding sequence ATGCCCAAAAAAGCTTCTCCGAAAAAACTTCCGGCCCACTTTACCCAATTCGTTAAAACTTATCCTGATGTAGCCAAGGCTTACAACCTCCTTTCCAAGGCCAGCAAAGAAGCGGGGCCCCTGAACGTTAAAACAACGGCGTTAGTTAAATTAGGCATTGCCATCGGATTGAAACATGAGGGTGCGGTACATTCACATGTTCGCAAATCTCTCGAAGCCGGAGCAAAACCGGATGAAATCCGGCATGTGGCCATTCTGGCTCTGACTACGGTTGGTTTTCCGTCAATGATGGCCGCATTGAGTTGGGTAAATGATATATTGGAGAACAAGTAA